The Tursiops truncatus isolate mTurTru1 chromosome 20, mTurTru1.mat.Y, whole genome shotgun sequence DNA window CACATCTCTTTCCAGAGTGACTGTGGATTTTCAAAGGTAGAAAAACTAGAACTCTAGAAAAGGAGTAGAAAAAGATTAGTTAACCTGGGAACACATTTTAGGAGTAAATTACCAAAGTCATGTTCACAAGGAATATTAACCACTCAGCCCTTAAAACGACATTCCAGTTTTTCTTCCCTTgatgaaaaaataagcaaaattcaAACGTTTTGAGTAGCCatggagaaatttattttccacttGAAAATCACCGATAAATTCTGCTTCTCTTTGTGACTGGCAAATGAGCTTGATAAACATGTGGCATTTCTCGCACTTCTCCCTATAAACTGCCTACCATCCTCCTTCCTGCTTGCCCTCCAGTCCGTCTGCCTAGGACTCTGCTCTGCTACGGCCTCTTTGCTCTCAGCTGGCTCCTCGTCTGTCAAAGCCAGCCTTATGACACCTACAGCAACAGGCTCTGATCGGTTTGACAGCTGAGGCCTTGGGCTTTTTTTCCTGCTCAGGCTACATAAAGTGTCAAGGctcaaaaaggaaaatggggaaaggaaTTTACAAAATGGAGTCTGCTGACAGAAAGAGGGCTTTTCAGTTGTAAACACTTGTTCTCatgtatagtttatttttaaagaatatttgttaagtttaaacatttcaacaaacatttcagCTTCCACTTGGAAACAAAATTCTTGTTTGAAAAGCTGACTGGAAACCTGTAAGAACAGGAATCCCACCCTGCTGTGGGGATAGAGGTTAAAAACGGCATCAGGGGCTTCCAGACCTGTGCCCTCTCCTTTGGGAGCGGTCAGCAACCCCAGCTTACTTAAACAGACTGTGCTGGCAGAGCAGGTCTGTGGCAGAGCTGAAGTTCAACATAGTCTCATGGAAATGCTTGATCTTTCTCCTCATTTTCTTCAAGGCAGGGGTGTTACCTTTGCTCTTGAAGGTCATTTGTTTCAGGATCTTATCTGTGAGGTAGTGTAGCCAGAGCACGTTGTTATAAGGGTGATATTCGTCCCAGCAGTTGTTGTTTTCCTTCCTCATCAGCCTGTAGATCTCAAACTGGTAGTCACCTTCTCCTGTAAACAGGTCTTGGTCCATGGAAATGTCACAGAAAACCACGATCCCGTCCCGCTCCAGGCGTGACAGGGTGTAGTCGATGATGTTGACCTGTAGCCCTCGGGTGGGGATGGAGCTCGTCTTCCCATTGAGGGTGTAGTGGAGCTCTTTGAGGCTGGTTTTCTTTAAGAGCACATTCCCCCAGTGCAAGTCTCGGTGCTCAAAGTTCAGCGATGCCTCTGCCACTGCAAGGGACGCAGTGATCTGGTGCAGAATGCTCTTTGCAGTGGCGATGGAGGACAGCTTCGTTCTCATTTGCTCTAAGTCGATCCCTCCAAACTCAAATTCCAGCACGATGAAGAGCTGGTCTTCCTCAAAAAAGTCAGGCCGGTCATTTGCAGACCCTTTGGCTGAGTTATAGCGATCCCAGGCCTGGAGGAGCAAGGGAGGGTAAGATCCTTGAACACAGTGTACCGAGTTCAGCCCAATGAAGCCTTCTGTACGGTTGCATACCTCATCAGACAAGAGGCTCAACTCTTTGGAGATGATGATCTCTGGCAGGATTTCCTCAAAAGTTTTCTGATGAGCTCCATTGACTAACTTCTGTCCTTCAATAGCAATGATTTTTAGGGCTACAGGTGTGTGGTTAGCAAGTGTTTGAAACACTTCGCCAAACACCCCTTCCCCAATCTTCTCACAGCATTCCAGTTTTTCTGAGGAAAGGCAGTCGCTGAAGGGGATAGGACCCTCCTGACTGCATTCCCCATAAACCTTTTCTGCATCGGATGCCTTTTTGTCTGCGGCATGTAGTGTCTTTAAGGGGGTGAGCAAATACATGGAGGAGAAGTGCCGAGGGTACAGGGCACTGTTTGTTCTGTTTGTGACAGGAAGGTTTGAATATTCTGATATGAGGGACTCAGAGAGGGAACTGGCAACGGTGTAGATGCTGCACACTTGTGACGCGGCGGTCACCGTCTTCTTCTTGTGCAAGCTGAAGGAGGCCCTGGCTTTGGTCCAAGAGCAGGCATTCTGTAAACGCGTCAGGTCCTGGGTGACGAGTGAATCTTTTTGCATCTTTTGGCCTTTTTTaaagtggtggtgatggtggagggAGGTTTCTGCTGTCTCTTGATGCTTCCTTTTCCGGCTTGGCCCGGTTCTCTCAGGCTTGTTGCTTTTCCCAGGTGCCATACCGCGCTTGCACCCACGGGCCTCCCCGTATTCTATCTGGACAGCCTCCTGAGACCCGGCCTCTCGACCGGAGTCCTGGTCCGTGGCCCTCTGCTTGCCCATGCTGTGTGAACCTGGGCTCTCCAGCCTCCTCCTCACCAGTTCCCTGTCACAGCAGGACTCCCGCATATTCTTCCCATCTGGCCCAAGCTCAGAATCCTCAGGATTTCCTGAGTCCAAAAAGCTACAGAGAGCTGACCTGAGGCTGGCACGGGCTTGGTGGGCCAACCTGCTGAGCCTGCCTCCTGCTGTCTCTGCCTCCTGGGAACAGGGGAGAGGCTCCAGGTCCAGGGAGGCTTCTGGGAGGTGGAGGCCGCTCGGAGCTTCAGAGGCTGCATCCAGAAAGGCGGAGGGGTCGGTACAGATGCTGTCTCCTGGCGCAGGGGACCCGGGGCCGGGAGAGGCCGGAGAACTCAACAGAGAGGCACTGGTGCTCAGCTCGCCGCCGTCCCTGGGCTGGCCGCACACACTGAGGTCCGGGCTCAGGAGGCCCGGGTGGCCGTTGGGGAAGGGCGGCGGTCCGAGCGGCCCGCAGGGGGTGCTGCACTTCTGCGGGCACCGCGGTCGCAGCCTCAGGCGTCTCGGGGTCGCGATCAGACTCGGCCGGTCCTTGGAGAGTCGGCCGCCAGCGCGCCTCCGCCGCTGACCCACCGGGCTGCCGGGGAAGTCGGGGTCGTCAGGATCGTCGGAGACGACAGACGGCGAGGGGCCGCCGCCGCTGGCGTCGCTGCTACTGCTGCTGAAGAAACGCTTCTGGTCTTGTGGCGGGAACCACTGCACCGCTGCCTGGCCCGGACGCCGCCGCGGCCCCCCGCCGCCAGCTACCCCATACGTTCGGAAGAGGCGATTCTCGGGTCGCCGGAGTGACGCCGCCATCGCCGACACCCGCCAGGCGGTTCAAATGGAAACACCGCGAGACTTGTTAGAGACGCAGACCCGCCCGCCGGGTCCTAGCGCCCTGCCTCGCACCCGCAAATCACGATGGGTCTCGCGAGAAGTGGGAGAGGGCGGATAACTATGGCGGTTTGGCTTTCTCAAGGCGTCGCGGGAATGGGTCTTGTTTCAGGCTCACACTGTGTGCAGCCAGAGTCCGGAGCGTGTTTGTGGGAGCGACCTGGTTCAGGTGAGCGCGGTCGTCCGAGAGGCCAGGGCGGGgcggcagggagggagagggcctGAAGCGGGTGACATGAGACGCACGAATTCTACTTTTCCGAGGTTTCCCCTGAAAGCACAGGCGGGGCGGTCCCAAGGCGCCCCTTAGCCTCTACACTGGGTCACGTTTGCCAGGGTTGCGGCTTTGCTCGAGCCAAGTGAGCGCAGAAACTGCTCACACCCTCTATTCCGAGACCTTGAGGTGCTCTGTGTGCCAAGTGTTAAAATTCCCGGCTTTTCCACCCGAAGAGGAATTGTGCCAACTAACACACCCCTTCTTCCAGCATGTGGAAGAATGGCATTCAGTGAGCTGTAACGTCACctcggataaagaaaatgtaaccGTGGCTGCAGAGGTCTCCTTGAGTCAATCAGAACAGGTACTTGAGATCTGATTATCCTACTGTTACCCTAAGAAGGATGATAGCATCTCCAAATATAATATGTTCAAAACGGGTCTCTTGATCCACCTCCTATCCCAACCTGTTGCTTACCCACTTACTCAGGGTTACTAACTAGGGTAACTTATTCGGGTTAGTTACTAGGAATTCTAGGAATTACTTGCGACTCCTTTTCTTACATCCCCGTATCTGTACCAGCAGCAAGCTCTGTGATTCTACCCCCACCAGTATATTCTGAATCCactcacttctctccatctccactggtACTGTTGTAGTTCAGGCCACCCCTCTTACTGGGTTTATTGCAGTatccttctctctgctcttcttGCCTCTGTTTTTGCCATACCCTCTACAGACGTTCTTCATATAACAgctatgttttaaaagaaaacactgtgCCACTTATCTGCTTTTAATAAAAGTTTGAATACACTTAGATTAAAATTTGTCTCTTTCAGTGGTGTGCAAGGCACCCTATGATCTGGTCTCTGCTTGCTTCTTCAACTTAATCTCCTAGTACTCGCCtcttccctacttttttttttttttttttttgcggtacgcgggcctctcactgttgtggcctctcccgttgcggagcacaggctccggacacgcaggctcagcggccagagcggcatgtgggatcttcccagaccggggcacgaacccgtgtcccctgcatcagcaggcggactctcaaccactgtgccaccaggaaagcccttcccTGCTTTTTATACTCCAGTTTGCCAATATTGTTCTGGTCATAGGatctttgtacttgctgttccttctgcatGACATTGCTTTTCTCATAGATCTTCATGTATGTGGTTTCTTCTTATATTTAACTCACATGTTACCTCTTAGGCCTTACCTGATGACTCATTCAAAAGTAGGgactagagcttccctggtggcacagtggttgagagttcacctgccggtgcaggggacacgggttcgtgcctcagtccaggaagatcccacatgccgcggagcggctgggcccgtgagccatggccgctgacactgagcgtccggagcctgtgctctgtaacgcgagaggccacaacagtgagaggcccgcataccgcaaaaaaaaaaaaagtagggactAAAGTCTAGTTTAACGTCTTGTGATGATCCAGGTGAGAATGATGAGATCTGAGCTGAAGAAGTAGCAATGAGGATGGAGAAAAAGGGACAGGTGCAAGAGAGgctaaaaaaaagaatcaccaacAACTGACTTGGGGCGTGTGGGTAGGTCAATGAGGGTGTAGCATGCAGTAAAGGATAAGGGAAAAGAAGTTGAGGTATAACTGCAGGTGTCTTGCCTGGGTAACTTTGTGATTGCTGAGGAAGTACTGGAGGAGGAGCACGTTTAAAGGGGCAGATGATGAGTGCTGTctgttttaaatcaactatactccaataaaatttttgtaaaagttaacttaaaaaaaaaaaaagaacagtaagtCCATGTCTAAAATGTGTTtcgttttttttcttccccatcttATAGTTACGAAGAGATGTGACTGAGCTGCACATCCTTGGTGAAATATCTTTCAACAAATCTCTATATGAGGGGCTCAATGCAGAGAACCATAGAACTAAGGTAATCCCCTGGCTGTCTTCTCGTTCTCTGGGTGATGTCCTGGGAAAACTGTGCCTGGCCTCAGCGCCCCTGTACAGACACTTGGCTGTTGCCCTCTTCCTGTTTTAGTCTTATCACCTCTGATCTTGACTGCCAGCAACTGCCTCCGTGACCTTGAGTTACTCAGcatctgcctcagtttttctgtctctgaaatgAGGCAACTGAATAAGAGGCCTAAGCAGAGGAAGTCTCAGTTGAAATAACTAGGCTGGAATCAACAGCTATATATACTTTGAttggaaaatgtatattttttaaaatttcttagatGAGAAATTTTGGGGGAGGGGTATATAACAACTCTCTTCTTAGTGTGTGGTATCAGTGTTTAGTTACAATGTTGCACAGTTACAATACTCAGGAATGCATATTTTTTTTATAAGTCTTAGACTAAGTACTAGAACTCTTGGATTCGTTTTGCAGAAGAATGACTGCAAGTCAGACTGACCTTTGTGATCTGTGGGCCGAATACTGTGTGTGCCACCCTGAGTTGTCATTCTTGTTGACACTCACCTAGATGTGCTGCCGGTGTCAGAGATTGTCCATCTGAGAGCTCTGTAGTTAGGCATGATTCAGTATCGGAGGGAATGTCAAGAGGGTGAGACTGGATCGCTAAACATTAGGTCCTCTGATTTCCTccctggaggaggggaaaggtGCAGTTCTCCAAACATGTCaggaaaaacttttatttttaagtatttctaatACAGAAAATGATATGGAAGAAAGTGCCCCATTATCCCATtgctcagactttttttttttaaatagaaaagcaagaaaatccaAGCCTTACACAAAGGtcccaaacaaaaaataatggttCCTTTACTTCCCCCTTTCCACACCCCTGATTCCCTCTTCCCAAAGGGAATTACTGTTAACAGTTTCTTACATGCACattcttaaataatttatgtataaatttcccccttttacttactgatgcttttatttctatagCATAGAGTTCCCAcagtgattttccttttttaaaattcaggaccCCAAGCAAAGTATTTACATTTCAGCTGCAAGACACTAGCACTAATGTACCATAAAGGCCTCTGTTGTTTATCCAGTGAGGGAGGCAGACCAGTGTCAACGGGCTGGCCCCTTTGAATCTTGTGCTCTACCCTCCGTGTGCTGGGGACGCCTTCCCTTGTGGCTGCCACAAAGTTGCCACTTTCCACTTCTCCCAGTGATATAGTTTCACATGGCAGTATACAAAATAGGAAGCCAAGAGGTCAGTAGCAAAAGGAGTTTTTCctcatttgtcttcctttttctttccttttttttttttttttttttttggctgtactacGTGTGGCCTGTGGGGTCtgagtttcccaaccagggattgaacccatgtccactgcagtggaagtgcagcgTCCTAGCCATTGCATTGCCAGGGAATTTCAGCCTTCCCTTTTCAAGGACAATTTTCCTAAAAACTCCTAGCAGATAATCTTCTTGTAACTTATTAGTGAGAACTAGATCTTGTGTCAGTCACTGGCAAAGTGGGATGACTTTGTCATGATCAGCTTAGACCAGTCATGACTTCTGAACAAACTAGGAAAGGAGAGAATGGCTGTTGGGTGGGCCACCAAGAGTGTTTTCTACAAGCCGGGGTATTCTGTGTCCTGCTTCTCCCTTCACCTCTACTAGAACACCTTTAGGGCACTTTAGGAACCTGTGGttttggaagaggaaaaaaggaagaggctTTGAGAAATCGGAGTACTTCTACTCAAACCTGACATGTCACATTACTGTCATCTTGGGACTTCCTTTCATTACTTTCTGAAACCTCAGGTTCTCAAGTCTCCTCCCCATACTCCCCGCTGCCCCCACTTTACTCttccatgaaggaaaaaaacagctcTCTTCCTGTTCTTCTTCTCTGTTGCGTTGCTCCCTCGCTATTCCCAAGGCCCAGAACTTAAGTTCAGCTTATATGAGTTAAACAGTGCCTGGAGGGTCAACCCTTGGAAGTGTTTATGACTTAATTGGAAGAGGCCTCAAAGGTAAATTTGTCCAGCCTTCCATCCCATACAGAAATTCTGTCCGAAGCATCCCTGACCTTGGTGCTTGAACACTTGGATGAAGGGAATTCAGTGTTTTGGGCAGGCAGAGGTGTCTTGATGGCCTTCTGGCCGTGATCTGTGTGCTGGGCACAACTTGGGAGGGCCATGTCTGGGTCTCACTTGGGAAGCACGTCCCCTGGGTTTTCCACTTGAGCCCTGGGATGGAGAGAGCCTCTGGACAGCAATGCTGGGGTGGCTTCTAATGGAAGGGCTTTTCAATAGTACACATGGAcgccattttgcatttattactGTGTCACTGACATTAGTCTGGTGAAGAGCAGACCCTTATCTTTGTCATGTATTTCATGTCAGAAAATGTCCTATCAGTCATTAGTCAAGATCAAAAAGAGTTGTCAGAACAGAGTTGGAAGGGACTTAGAAATCATTTTGAAGATGGTGGGCTTGGGGCATACCTGGATGTAAAATCTTGATTTTCCGTCTTTCAGTGTTCTTTAAACCCTAGAGATCTTACTTTGTTGGGACCCTCTATTAAACTGTCAGAGGCTCCTTAATagaacctctctctctctctctctctctctcgctcgctctctctcactctctcgctctcgctctctccctctctcgctctcttgtctctcacacacacacaaacagaaggTCACAGTCTCCTGGCAGACATAACTCTTCTAGATAAGAGACCAAAATagtttgtataaaatattttggtCATCAGATAATTTTACTGTgctctggtttttttttcctttcgttttgtttttagtttttgttttctttgctttttgagGATTCTGTTGCTCTCTGTAGCtgagagattctttcctcagccatgtccagtctactaatgagCGCATCGTAGGCATTCATTTCCTGTTACAGCGGGTTTTCATCTCTAAcgtttctttttgcttctttcttaggatttccatctgTCCACTTACATTGCCCGTCTGCTCGTTTTCTTTGTTCATGTGTGCTTGACTGCTCTAACCgttagagcccttagcatattcatcatggttgttttaaattcctggtctgataattccagcatTCTGGCcgtgtctggttctgatgcttgctctgtctcttcaagttgtgtttttttgctttttggtatgCCTGGTAATTTTCTCTTGGTAGCTGGACACGCTGTACCAGGTAGAAGGAAATGCTGTAGACGGACCTTCATGAATGTGGTGAGGTGTTGGGGAGGGGCAGTGTGCTGTCGTTCTGTGATAGGCCTCAGGCTTTTaatgagcctgtgcctctggactgCGAACTTCACccctgtttctcagtttttttcaaCCCCattaggtgggacaggatggctagagtgggctTGAGTTGGgtacttcccttcccccaggacaGTTAGGCTCTGATATTACCCAGCAGGTTAGGCTAgttaactagtttcccctgaggACAGGCCTTGTTAAGATGAGggttctctggcttatttcaaaatggttcctcttcccctccccctgctggaaGCATGAAGGGTTTTTTCTCCAGTGTTTACTGTGGGAACCTGGTCAAGCTCCTGGAGAAAACCTCAGCCCCGCGACTGGGTTTCCTGGAGTTTGTAAGCCCCAGGGTTGTCAGCACTGCGCTTCCAGCAGCCCATCAGTTGCAGTTCAGGTTTTGCTTCCCTGGTGCTGGTGAGCCTCTGCTCTCTGTgtcagtctctctgtctctccctccgcTCTTGGGGGCAGCAATTTGCCTTGTGGCCTCCGCTCTCTCAGGGATCCAaaaattgttgatttttcagtttgttcagctttttacttgttagcATGGAGTGGTGACTCTCAAGCTCCTTACATGTGGAAGCAGAAACCACAAATCTCATCAGATAATTGTAGATGCTGCATCAGGAAATGTTTAGCTTTTTGCTTTACtgtcatcagtttttttttaaatatatatatactaaaaaccattggtgtgtacacttttttaaaaaaattccattggtatttttatttatttatttatttatttattttacttttggctgtgttgggtcttcgttgctgcgtgtgggggctactcttcgttgcattgcgtgggcttctcattgcagtggcttctcttgttgcagagcacgggctctaggcgtgcaggcttcagtagttgtggcatgtgggctcagtagttgtggtgcacgggcttagttgctccgcggcatgtgggatcttcctggaccagggcttgaacctgtgtcccctgcattggcaggtggattcttaaccactgtgccaccagcgaagttcCCTGTCATCAGTTTTGATCAATACACTGTATGTTGCCAAGTTCTCACATTTTGCTCCTTAAAATAAcgtgaaatttttttctcattttgccttACCTGACTTATTGGATgatctctttgttttgttccagATCACTGTCATCTTCCTGAAAGATGAGGAGGCGTATTCTCTGTCTCTCATTATTAAAAGCAGTGTTGGTGGCCTTCTGGTTTTGATCGtgattatagtcatcctagtcAAGGTCGGTTCCACTCATGTTCGTAAAGGTTCTGGTGTTGGGCACAGTCCTCCTTAGGACAGCCAGCCCCTGACCTAGAGCAGCTTCCCTGGCCTCGTGACcacctttccctcttccttcagCCACAGGCCTGTTGAGGCAAATGAGTAAGACAGTTTCTGTCTGAAAAAGATAAAGATCTAACTGAAGAATTGGAGTACCGAgatattttcctaaaatgaacCTGATTGTCGTTCCCCTATTTaagtcctttcctttccttcccctgttTTGATGTTCAGACTCTTTCACTGCTATTCAAGACCTTCCACTCTGGCCTCTACTTTCTCCACCTTTAAGTCTTGCTTTTTTCTCAACACACTGAACTAAATAGGTTCGTGTCTCTGTGTTTGCAGTTAGGCTCTCTACACCCGTAAgccctttccttcttcttgaCTTGCTCTCACTCTTCCCTTAAAACTCAGCCCAGAGATTCCTGAGTGCTCTGAGCTGAGCTTTATGCTTTTCCTTTGAGCTCCCCTCTAGAAACCCTTCCAAGGGGCAGTCGTCACACTATATTCCGGTTATTTCTCTTCTCACTAGGTTGTGAGTTTCTTGATGTGTAGGAGGCTGTACTTGATCTCTTTCTACCCTCAGCCCAGTAGGCTGAGTACTTTTACATAGATATATGACCCAATACAGCTGAAACTAGTACTTTGCAGAATTAGTTAAGTTAAAAAGGTTAAAGTGCTCTGGGGGTTCAGAGGAAGGTGGAAAATCTCTTCTGACTGGGGACTGAGCACAGGAAAGGCAGTATTTAAGACGGGTCTTGAAGGATTGGGTTATCAGGAGAGATTCAGAGGAAGCAGAGGAGCATGGGGGCTACTATGGCAACAAGCAGGTAGATGGTTTTCTAAAGCAGATGGTTAGGTTAGGCCTGTAATCGGGCTTCCCTCCCTTTGTTTTAGTGtggcttttttaaaagaaaataccaacaaCTGAACTTGGAGAGAATAAGGAAGGACCAGCTGAAATCAGAGAGTCTACTGGAAGAAGAAAATTAGACCAGCTTCCTCATCCATTGGGAGAGAGTACCAACCCGTCCTGGAGACGTCCAGAGACTGGGGTCCTGTGGGTTGCTTTTCCTCAGGATGATCGAGAGCAGAATCTAGCACACTGTTTTGTGAATGTTGTTTTTTAACCATACATTGTCCCCAAAGTGTCTGTGCATTGTGCAAAAATGAAACTTGGGAGACATTTGGtattaaataaaactgttttctttacaGAAGTGCctttaatatgcaaatataataTACTTTGTgattcccgcccccccccccccgccccccaagagGAGGTTATGCAGTTATGCAGCATTTCCCAGCCTTATTTGCCTAAGAGTGCTTTTTTCCTGCTGTTTCTGTTAACGTCTTCCAAAATAGTGTTCCACGAAGTATATCTTGGGGAAAGTGGTACAAAAGCAGCTCCTAGTTTGGCATTTTCAGACCCTAAGATGTGGCCTATTATTTCAAATGAGGCCACAGAAAAGCACCCCAGAACAAATGTAAAAAGTGGAAAAACGGAGGTCACCAAAACAGGAACAAGGTGGGAGAGGAGAAGACCAGGACTTTGTTTTGTAGTGTCTACTTAACATCCTGTGCTGGTCCTCGCCTGGCTTCCTCCTGAGTGAATTGCTCAGGGGACCATCGTGCCTCCGTGAGAGAGCGCTCGCTCTTCCGCAGGAGGAGGTGGAACCAAGAGTAGGGCCTAGTTACAGGCTGGCTTTGCTCTTAGtatctgattttatttcatttgtatgcTCCATGCTGTTAAAACTTGGCCATATCTCCCTACTCCCAAACTGCAGTGGAACAGTCTTTGTTTTCATGTGTAATAAAAGTCATTGCAAGTAATTAAACGGTGCAGAAGTATATAATGTAGAAAGTAATCTCTCTGATCCCTTGGTCTTCTTTATCTAATTCAGGTGCTTTCATTgttatttcttctaaattttgatttttttctaaaatttatgtagGTGTAAGGTGTGAATTAGGGAATTTAACCTGAGTTTTTTTTTCCCGGATGcataactgattttcttttttcttttattttctttctttattttttttggctgcgttgggtcttcgttgctgtgtgcaggctttgtctagttgtggtgagcaggggctaatcctagttgtggtgcatgggcctctcattgcagtggcctctcttattgcagagcccgggctctaggcgcacgggcctcagcagttgtggcacgcaggctcagtagttctggctcgtgggctctagagcgcaggctcagtagttgtggtgtacggacttagttgctccgcggcgtgtgggatcttcccagaccagggttcgaactggtgttccctgcattggcaggcggattcttaaccactgtgccaccagggaagtcccagtttctgttttcttgatgACCTAAAGTCTAACTATATTATTATTTCCAGATGAATAACAGtttatcatttattcaaatatatattagaatatatatactagtgtgtatacacacacagacacacacagacacagacacacagacacagacacacacacacacacacaagtggaAATCtagttttgtttcattgatctgtttgttCCTGTGCCAGTACCACAGTGGAAGGAACCACAGTTTTTAGCATTATgcaaataaaaagttcaaaacagCGAAAGggatctaaaaaatgaaaaggcagtctccctctcctctcccacctctaATGTCTCTTTCCAAAAGCAACCACTGTTAATGGTTTTTCACATATTCCTTCAAAATATTCCTACGCATATACCAGTGTAAACGTTTTCAGTGAGATTGAATTGTTTGCAGTGTTCCACCCCTTGCTGTTTCATCTGGTAGACCTTAGAAAAGTCTTCCAGTAGCAGCACCTGCAGATCTACCCCGTTCTTTTTAACAGCTCCATAGTATACTGTGTTACATGCGGATGTGTTGGAGTTTACTTGTGAAGTCCCCACAGGT harbors:
- the HASPIN gene encoding serine/threonine-protein kinase haspin isoform X2 — its product is MAASLRRPENRLFRTYGVAGGGGPRRRPGQAAVQWFPPQDQKRFFSSSSSDASGGGPSPSVVSDDPDDPDFPGSPVGQRRRRAGGRLSKDRPSLIATPRRLRLRPRCPQKCSTPCGPLGPPPFPNGHPGLLSPDLSVCGQPRDGGELSTSASLLSSPASPGPGSPAPGDSICTDPSAFLDAASEAPSGLHLPEASLDLEPLPCSQEAETAGGRLSRLAHQARASLRSALCSFLDSGNPEDSELGPDGKNMRESCCDRELVRRRLESPGSHSMGKQRATDQDSGREAGSQEAVQIEYGEARGCKRGMAPGKSNKPERTGPSRKRKHQETAETSLHHHHHFKKGQKMQKDSLVTQDLTRLQNACSWTKARASFSLHKKKTVTAASQVCSIYTVASSLSESLISEYSNLPVTNRTNSALYPRHFSSMYLLTPLKTLHAADKKASDAEKVYGECSQEGPIPFSDCLSSEKLECCEKIGEGVFGEVFQTLANHTPVALKIIAIEGQKLVNGAHQKTFEEILPEIIISKELSLLSDEVCNRTEGFIGLNSVHCVQGSYPPLLLQAWDRYNSAKGSANDRPDFFEEDQLFIVLEFEFGGIDLEQMRTKLSSIATAKSILHQITASLAVAEASLNFEHRDLHWGNVLLKKTSLKELHYTLNGKTSSIPTRGLQVNIIDYTLSRLERDGIVVFCDISMDQDLFTGEGDYQFEIYRLMRKENNNCWDEYHPYNNVLWLHYLTDKILKQMTFKSKEF
- the HASPIN gene encoding serine/threonine-protein kinase haspin isoform X1; the encoded protein is MAASLRRPENRLFRTYGVAGGGGPRRRPGQAAVQWFPPQDQKRFFSSSSSDASGGGPSPSVVSDDPDDPDFPGSPVGQRRRRAGGRLSKDRPSLIATPRRLRLRPRCPQKCSTPCGPLGPPPFPNGHPGLLSPDLSVCGQPRDGGELSTSASLLSSPASPGPGSPAPGDSICTDPSAFLDAASEAPSGLHLPEASLDLEPLPCSQEAETAGGRLSRLAHQARASLRSALCSFLDSGNPEDSELGPDGKNMRESCCDRELVRRRLESPGSHSMGKQRATDQDSGREAGSQEAVQIEYGEARGCKRGMAPGKSNKPERTGPSRKRKHQETAETSLHHHHHFKKGQKMQKDSLVTQDLTRLQNACSWTKARASFSLHKKKTVTAASQVCSIYTVASSLSESLISEYSNLPVTNRTNSALYPRHFSSMYLLTPLKTLHAADKKASDAEKVYGECSQEGPIPFSDCLSSEKLECCEKIGEGVFGEVFQTLANHTPVALKIIAIEGQKLVNGAHQKTFEEILPEIIISKELSLLSDEVCNRTEGFIGLNSVHCVQGSYPPLLLQAWDRYNSAKGSANDRPDFFEEDQLFIVLEFEFGGIDLEQMRTKLSSIATAKSILHQITASLAVAEASLNFEHRDLHWGNVLLKKTSLKELHYTLNGKTSSIPTRGLQVNIIDYTLSRLERDGIVVFCDISMDQDLFTGEGDYQFEIYRLMRKENNNCWDEYHPYNNVLWLHYLTDKILKQMTFKSKGNTPALKKMRRKIKHFHETMLNFSSATDLLCQHSLFK